One Physeter macrocephalus isolate SW-GA chromosome 7, ASM283717v5, whole genome shotgun sequence genomic window, CTAGGCTACACGGGAACATAATACCACaaggaagaaaaactgtcaccCGTAAGTTAATATTCCTGCTACTGCATGTAGATATATTTTAGTTACTAGTGTTTCTATGTAAATACACTTTAAGTTTTAGTGAAAAGTAGAACTTAGAAATTCCAGGAGATATATTCCCATTGAAACTCCAGGACAATTACATTACagaattctaattctaattcatAAACACTCCAAGTtaagtaaaaaattatatttctatttggattgctttacaatggtatcaATATTTCTTAATTAACACCTTTTCACTCAtgaatcaatagaataaaaaataatttgaagactATTTTATTAACCAGCCCAGTTAAAAAAATACACCACCTATTTTAGCTATGTCCAGTCAGCTTTAATTTATGCCTTAAAACCTCCAATtattaccatttaaaatatttctttggcaGCTAAGTCATCATAAGTGTAAAAAAACCCAGGAAGATATCTACTTTGTTAATAAgtgaaatatttgatgaataataaGGCTATGCTATTTTTGGAGACATTTATGTTTACATTCAGTTGAAAACCATTATAATTCATTATAATTACTTCATTGTTAAATAATACCATTTAAACTACAGGCTAATTTCCACTACTGCCATAGTTAATCACaattacttcttcttcttctctttttttttacttcttaagcTTTGTCTACATTAGCCTAAAAGTATTACGTGACTTTCAATGTTTTGTCAAAGACACTTCATCTCACTCCTTTGCATTCCACAGATAGAGTCTGTATCACTGTCCTCGGATATGGATGATTCTGAAGCCTTGAGCAAAATCTGCATATCTTATGAATTTTTAGTATGTGAGACACAGCCTCTGTACTTTTTATAGAAGAAAAGTAACCATGATGACAAGCTGCTGCCTTTTTTATTATAACTGACAAAGTCTATGGACAAGTGGTTGCTCACATTTAGCTTGACCTTTAAGAAAAACTGAACTCTACTTCCAAAATGAAATTAGTTTTACTTTCCAGATTGCACTGGGTCCGGGCAGGGAGACTCCCAGCCTCAATTTTAAGACATCtccttttatatgaaattcttGAAGCAACATTGTTTTCCACTTATCATATTGAAAATAGATCATGAAGCACTAACAGGCAGAAAgtgattttgaaaaacaaataatttagaaTGAAGTAAAAAGTGGGGGATTTATGGGACAGACATATCTATTTAGACTTTTGGGACTATTTGCTACAAACCGGTAATGCAGAAGTTAGGAAGTGGTCAGGAGGGGAGGAAGACTGAGCTCTTAGCCTCTGGGACATCTGGGTTTCTTTGGGCCCCAGGCTGCCTGTCCAAGGGCATTAACCTTCAGAGGCCACAGGCTGGCAGCAGTGAGGTCTCTTCCAGCCTAAATGTGCAATGACACCCCTCTCACTCATCACGCCTCATGTTACACAGAAAACAACTGTCATCAGCTCATTTCCACACTTCTGCAATGCTGTACAATGTTTGAGTTTCACGGGTCTGCAGATGTCCATCTATGTATCACTACTGCATTGCAATATAGGAGCTGAAATTGTTGAACTTGTGGGCTCGGTCAGCAGACTGCCCAGGTTCAGCATTTAGCATGGAGTCCTGTCTTAGATCGGTGTTTCCCAAAGTGATTCTCAAGCCTAGTTGCAGAGGTAGTATTTTACACCATGATccagtatacacacacatttatataataaaagaacGAATAATGACCAAGTTTATATAGTGCTTATTGTATATAGAGAGTTAGAATTGGAACCCAGGGGTCCTGTTTCTgtagtgctctttttttttttttttttttttttttggcggtacgcgggcctctcactgtcgtggcctcttctgttgcggagcacaggctccggacgcgcaggctcagcggccatggctcacgggcccagccgccccgcggcatgtgggatgtgggaagCCCTCTGTGGTGCTCTTGACCACCACCTGCCACTGCCTCGTGGCCTTGCACTTGCAAGCATGGGGGAACCAAACGTTTCATCAAACGCTAGTAACCCTCACTAAGAGGGATTCACAGTGATAATTCCTATTCTATTCTATATcccatctcattaaaaaaaatgctgatgcTAACCTGTTAAATTGATTTCAAAACTCAGGACACATGGTTTGAAAAGTATTATGATAAGTGTTGtatgaaacattttttgaaaaacatcaacaataaaaaagcGAAATAAGTATATGTGTCTCATCTTAGAGACTTCACGATGCTATAGTGCATTGTAAATCTCAAAAAGAAGGCGGGGGTGGCGGGCGGGTTAAACGGAATAGTTCCTAAATTTACTCAAGCATCTCCATCCCCTCGTGGAATGGACacttatttggaaaatgttatCCTATAGTGTTAACACCTTAAGGGCAGAGACAATTTGGGggttaatttaatttatattttagtatgCACAAACACCTTTGACAAATTTCCAAATAACTGATTTAGGGAGACTCCTTCCCGGAGAAGGTGAATGCCCAGGACCGCGAGCTCTGGCCTGGGGAGAGGTATCCCAGGTACCTAGGCTGGGATACGTAGGTGAAGGAGGGTCACTCATCCAAGAAATATGCGAGACAGTGTCTTGAGAAAAAGTCTAATTAAAAATgtgtcccgggcttccctggtggcgcagtggttgagagtccgcctgccgatgcaggggacacgggttcgtgccccagtcctggaagatcccacatgccgcggagcggctgggcccgtgagccatggccgctgggcctgcgcgtccggagcctgtgctctgcaacgggagaggccacNNNNNNNNNNNNNNNNNNNNNNNNNNNNNNNNNNNNNNNNNNNNNNNNNNNNNNNNNNNNNNNNNNNNNNNNNNNNNNNNNNNNNNNNNNNNNNNNNNNNNNNNNNNNNNNNNNNNNNNNNNNNNNNNNNNNNNNNNNNNNNNNNNNNNNNNNNNNNNNNNNNNNNNNNNNNNNNNNNNNNNNNNNNNNNNNNNNNNNNNNNNNNNNNNNNNNNNNNNNNNNNNNNNNNNNNNNNNNNNNNNNNNNNNNNNNNNNNNNNNNNNNNNNNNNNNNNNNNNNNNNNNNNNNNNNNNNNNNNNNNNNNNNNNNNNNNNNNNNNNNNNNNNNNNNNNNNNNNNNNNNNNNNNNNNNNNNNNNNNNNNNNNNNNNNNNNNNNNNNNNNNNNNNNNNNNNNNNNNNNNNNNNNNNNNNNNNNNNNNNNNNNNNNNNNNNNNNNNNNNNNNNNNNNNNNNNNNNNNNNNNNNNNNNNNNNNNNNNNNNNNNNNNNNNNNNNNNNNNNNNNNNNNNNNNNNNNNNNNNNNNNNNNNNNNNNNNNNNNNNNNNNNNNNNNNNNNNNNNNNNNNNNNNNNNNNNNNNNNNNNNNNNNNNNNNNNNNNNNNNNNNNNNNNNNNNNNNNNNNNNNNNNNNNNNNNNNNNNNNNNNNNNNNNNNNNNNNNNNNNNNNNNNNNNNNNNNNNNNNNNNNNNNNNNNNNNNNNNNNNNNNNNNNNNNNNNNNNNNNNNNNNNNNNNNNNNNNNNNNNNNNNNNNNNNNNNNNNNNNNNNNNNNNNNNNNNNNNNNNNNNNNNNNNNNNNNNNNNNNNNNNNNNNNNNNNNNNNNNNNNNNNNNNNNNNNNNNNNNNNNNNNNNNNNNNNNNNNNNNNNNNNNNNNNNNNNNNNNNNNNNNNNNNNNNNNNNNNNaagtgagagagtggcatggacatatatacactaccaaatgtaaaatagatagctagtgggaagcagccgcatagcacagggagatcagctcagtgctttgtgaccacctacaggggtgggatagggaggatgggagggagacacaagagggaggggatatggggatatatgtatatgtatagctgattcaatttgttataaagcagaaactaacacaccattgtaaagcaagtatactctaataaagatgttaaaaaaaaagtgtccctCTCAATGGTTAAAATGATGGCTTTAATGAAAGCCaacttaataaaaaaattgaaacaacatagtagatgttaaataaaatccCATTCTAATGGTTTTACTAAACTAAAGGTAGGTTATTTTTAAAGTGGATTTGTTCATCCATAGGGGCTGGGCTAGGTGGGAGGGTCTGGGTTGAAGGCTaagggaaagaaaccagacaagAAGGGCCCAAGGAAGGCAGAGGCTTCAGCCACTCCTTGAAGGGCACTCACTTGTCAGACTTTTCATAGGGTCTCTGTGAGGGCAGGAGAGGTAGGGGGGCTGCTTGTACCTCATCATCAACTTCCTGCCCCTCTAAATCTCCCTCCCTTTGAAATACTGAAAAGTGCAGAAACTGACTCTAAGAATGAATGATTCTATAATGTGTAAAAGagcaaataataaaacaagttCAAGAACACAGACACATGGGGCCAAGCATGTAAACAACTCTGGGTGATGCTTATTTTTGTGGCTAGCAGGCATACggaaattaaaaagggaaattatttttagaatagaGTTGAACTTCAGCATAACACACCTTCTTCAGAGTAATTGCAACTATTTTTTCATAACAACAGGGTTACAAAGTGAAATCTTAATTCCTAGTTCTATCAATGCCAATCTCCACTTTCTTCTAATTAAGGATAATTGCCATTAAGTGCTATCTCTGCAGGAAATGGGTGGAGAGAATTTAAAGCTGCAcagtccagtatggtagccactagccccatgtggctatttaaattaattaaaattaaataaaatttcaaattcagtTCTTCAATTACGCTAGACATATTTCAAGGATTCAAGAGCCATATGTGGCTCATAGCTACCATGTTGTGcagattatagaacatttccatcactgtgCGAAGTTTCATTGGACAGCGCTGATCTAGAGAAAGGCCATTCACAgatgctaaaaaagaaaattgttcatTTCTCCCTTCATCTAAGAGTTCCAAGTGCTACCTAGCAGAGCTGGTTTGACTTAGAATACCACGGGGTTGAATTTGAAGGCTACTGCCAAagatttcattattatttcaaaatatcattgCAGTTGGCCAGTGTAAAATCTCTTTGCATTAAGACTTTCCATTGCCACAAGTTATCTTTCAAAATCCAAACATGCTAGGAAATGATATTTGGTGATAATAATAACTTGTTTAAGTTCCACTAATTTATGAGCTAGTGCTTAgagcaaattaagaaaaaaacaacataaagatATATGGCACCATCAGCTCCGGGAATAAAAGTTTATAGTTAAAATAAGTAGGGATGCACATCTGTTGTTGCCCttaggataaagaaaatatatattacacacCTGGGTCTTTTCCTAGCTTTTTCATGAACTTAGACTCAGATTCTGTTACATTTGGTCTTTGTatcacattttgagaaatttCGCATATATATCATTTGAGCCTCACAGCACCTAATCACTGTTATAGTGTGGATTCTGAATGCTGTAGATTCTTCTTGTGAAGGGGAAGATTGAAAGGTAATACATTATCTTGTCAGTGTCTGTCTTGCTTAATTGTTTACTGAACTGATCCCAAGTGGCCGGATTACGTTGAAACCAAATGGCTAGGATTGCAGGGGCCAGCTAGCTTTTCATTCTTCATGACTCCAGGCTGCTCTGCTAATTTGGCCACTGTACTGCAGAGGTGTGTCTAGGTCACAGGGGAAACAAAGCAGAAGGACACACAGGAGTGTAAAGTCAAGTGCCATCACTCTTGATGACCACAAAGCAGATAAGGTGAGTACAAGAAAACCCTGCAAGGTCATAGTAAGCATGATTGTGGTATTTCTAGAACAAAGCCTAAACATAAGGCATTACTGTgttcatgcaaaaaaaaagaaaaaattactccACAGAGTAAACTATCTCCCCGAAAGCAAGCAACCTGTAAAAGGCATTGGATGACAAATACATGAGTTAAGTAATTGCTATAAGGACATATTAAGGtcaatttaaataatacaaacaaatttCCTTCAGCTAATGGCAGATTATAATAAACATGCATTTCCCAAACACTTTAATATGTTTGTTCAATGTCATAACATCTACCAACTGTCATTATTGTTAGCAAAacttctttatccttttatttacCATGTCCAGTTTTTGAACTTGCAACTTGGAGAGCTggcaagatatttattaaatactgtataaataaaagacaccattaaaatTCTTATGCTTATGCCTTGAAGATTAAACTCACATTTCTAGCTCATTAAGAGATGGTAGCTATAGTTAATCGTAGAAACATGGTGTGTCTGGGGTGCACAGAAGAAAAAGTTTGGGATTATTTAGTGCACGAGAGCTGAGAATGTAAAATTCCATGATCTGCAAATACCACACATATGAACCTAACCATTTTTCCTTGAAAACTTTAAGTAGGTCAACTTATTAACTGTTACCATGGAGTTTATACATCCACATTTGCCTATCTTTTTGATGAACTGCAGCCCGGAATGGAGTTACAACCCTGAATTATTAAAAATCTGCCTTTGATTCaagcagagaaatgaagaagcagaaaCTAATATTACCGTTTAGGCTGTGCTATTGTAATAGATccaagaactttttttaaaaacccatgttATTAGTATATTTGGTTGCCTAACAGGACCTCTCCTGGTCTCCCACAGGAAGTGGGACCGGGTTCACTCCAGGAGAGGGGTTTCCATCCCAAATGGGCTGTGTTCTCCCATTTGTAGCCACAGTCCTTGGCTCACCCGTGAAAGACGGTCTGAccggaataaacctgaccaaaaAAATCAGGGAAGTGTTTGGGATATAATAAAGTGCTGTGGAGGTAGGGGTGGACGGAGGAGAGGGGtgagtagagagaaaagaaatatgaatttagTGGGAAAAACCCTCTCGTTCTCCATTTGATTCGTTTAAGGAGGAGAAAATCACTCGACAAGGGCTCTCTCCATAACCCAAAGCTAATCACTCTTTTATTGCAATGGATGGTCAAACAGCCTCGGTCGGTCGCCCACTCACCGGCATCTCGCCGGAGAAACCGAAAATCCCATTTCTTCCCAAGTGTGCACCCAGGAGAGGAAAGCGAGATTGTTCATTTAGAGCGGAGGGCGGCGCACAGGGCAAGGCAAGTTAGTGCCTCCCTCCCGGCTCCCCTGCCGCCCGCGCCAGCCTGTCTCGGCTAACGGGAAAGTGAACGGCGAACGGCAGGGAGACCGGGAGGCCAAACTTGGGGTCGTTTCCGAGTCCCCCGACAACAAAAGGCCTGGGTATCGgatggggcggcggggggcgggggggacaccTGTCAAAGGACGGGATCCGAACCGCAGCGGCCGGGAGGCGCAGGGGTTCGGCTGACGGCACTGCGGAGGCGGCGGGGACTAGGCGCGCCGGCGGGGACTCCGGAACGCCGCCAGCCACCGCGCCTCGCTCCGGGAGTGCGCCCGCGGGGGTTCGGGAGGCGGCGCCGCGCCCGGGGCGCTCCGGGGCGGGGGCCGCCGCCGAGCAGGGCTCCGCTGCCGGGAGGACCCCGCCGCCCGAGCCCCGCTGCGGCTCCCGCAGTCCCCTGTTCTCCGCCTCCGGGCTGGGCGCGGAGCCGAACCCCATGCCCCCTGGCTGCCCGGCGGCTCCGCGCGGAGGAGGGGGCGCCGCGCCTACCTGCTCCGGTGCGGCGGGGCCGCGGTCGCCTGGCGGGGCCGTGACctgcggcggcggcagcggcggcggcggcggcagtcGCGGCGAGGAGGGCGCTTCCTTCAGGAAGGGGTGGGATCTGCCCGCCCGCCGCGCCGCGGCCCGCCCCCGACTTATTCTGGGGTCCCGCTTCCAGGCTTCCCGGGGAGAGTGACCCCCTCCACACACCCCCGGGGCCTCCGGCTTCCACCACCCCTCGGGGCCCCGAATAGTTACCCGGGGCTGGAGCCGAGCGGGGACGGTGGAACCGCTTCTTTCCAAAGCCTTTGTGAACGCGATTGCCTGGCGCTCGCTCCTCACTCAACAAAAGGAAGGACTGAATCTGGGATCCTCCGCCTGGTGGTTATTTATTCCTGACCTGTTGTAACCTGCTGGTCGGCTCCCTTCTGTCCACACACCTAGGGTTTTTGCACAGAGCAGCTAAAACTCATTTTCGTGCCCACTGGCTGAATGCAGTTCTCCGCCGCTCAGCGCTCTCCCGCGGTTTTCTTTCATCGTGAAGAGCAAACACAGGGCCAACTTCTGACCCTGGCAATGAGCGGAGACTCCAAGGCCGCCCTCCCAGCGCCAGGTTGCTCTCTTCCTGACAGTGTCTCGTCTGAGTCTGTTATAAAACTGTATTCATCGGCATCTGAATAGCTTTCCCCACCGCAGACCGCAGCCTATCAGTGGCACCATGTCAGTGACCTCTGGCAGCAGCGTGGATCAAGGCTATTTTTATCTCACGCTCACCGTTAACTTCTCTTCCAAACGCAGCCTTCCGGGGCTCCCACGGGAGGACCTCCTTTATCCACCTGCCTTAGGCTGACCTCCGTTCTTTTAGGGGGGCCCCCCCACCACACCTGCCTCTTCTCATCTACTGCCTCTCAAAGCACACGGTTCAAATTCTCCAATTCAACATTCCAGAACTCTTCCTTCCCCCACGATGTACTATTCCCCCATTATACACTATTACGTGTGTATTGATATGTTTTTACTGCTTTCTCCTGGCTACTAGACTGCGAGCTTCTTGAGGCCAGGGACGTGGCCTCTTCTGTTTACCTTCCCTTCAGGTTAAAACATCTGGTttcaaacagcaaaaacaaaaactttaatcTAGATCCCCTGCTGAATTTTGTGGAGGATAGCCTATGCCCATTCTTTCTGAGGAAGTGACCACTGCTTTCATCAGATCCTCAGTGATCTGTGACTCCCCAGAGCTAAGAACTGCTTGAGGCCAGTCGGTGAATGAACCTCAGCTCTGAGGTGAGgaccgccccgcccccccccccgcattCCATCCCTTCCTATACCATTCATTTCTCTCTGTGATGACTGAAGGCACCCTCTAGCTACCCCTGCTTCCAGTCCATTCTTTTAAAACTTCTGGATTCATACAATTAGTAGTCCTTCTTAACTCTGTCTGCATATCGGAATCACCagtgggagctttaaaaaatacaaatgcctgGATCTAGCTCAGAGCCCCTAAGTCAGAACCCGAGGGCAGGGAGTGTTGAGCGGAGAGGAGCGATCCAAAAAGGATATTTTTACAAAGAGTCACTGGTGATTCTGACATGCCCATGACTAAATCACTGCCTCTCTTGGGAGAAGGGTTCCCTACTTGTAAAATGTCCTtacttttccttgtctttatGGAAGGATTGAGAACCCTTGCACTGTGTTaaatttatttgaacattttcattttcactcagaGCCAGGCCCACCTGTGCTTAAGAAACAAACCTGAATTTGTGAAGATAGCAGGCTCAGTGCCATTTGTCAGCAGCGCTAAATCATCGCCACCTTCATCTCTAAAAAGTCCATCCAAATAAACTCAAAGAGTGGAATAAATTACATTCCTGACAGTGATATTGACAGCTGAAAGATTATGTTAAAATCCCAGCCATGAAGGAGAGTTGGTTGGTATAAACAGATTCCATTAATGTCATGAGACTTCTAGTGAAGCTTCAAGAGAACTGAAGACAAACTAAATGTAAGTTTATCcgtgctttgatttttttttattggtcttTGTATCTCATCTGTTAAAATTCATCCACGATGTACTCAGTACAATCTTAGATATATTAAATCATGTATGGATGTGAGAGCAAAATACTATCCTGGAGCtggttctctttttaaaaaatgtatataaagatCTATCCTGTATTCTAAAGTGATCTGTTGACAATGTTCCAGAATGCTTCAGGCTTTGAGGAAAGGACCAAGTACAGATCAAACAGGGTTTAAGACCTGGAAATAGAGGCCAGCCACAAACTTGGTGGGTAGGATGGTGATCAGTATGCAGGGATAGAATCATTGCACAGGACCACGATGAGGCACCATGATTCTGACACCATGGTGCTCTACCAAGTCCACTGACCTAACTCACAGCACAGGTATCCCTCCATCTGAGTAGGGGTGGTGGCTTTTCTGATATAAGTGAACCTGTTACCCAACTGAAACCACTGTAGAACATTTAGAATCACAAAGAATTCtatattctctcattttctttctccctgcagCCACTTTATTGTTGTTTAAGATTCAAATCAGTTCCTTTGTTCAGCTGACAAAGCAGACTTGAGAAGCACAACTCATAAATAACACTTCTGGGATCCTGGGAATCCCTGCTGCTGGTCCAGTTGCAGTGAATCTCGTTGTAATAATAATCTCTGTATAACAAAATCATTCCCAGCCTTATCCAATCATTACCAAGCCTTATCAGTTGAATTATCCAATCCAACTGATGGTTCATCTCTGGTGAGCAGCAAAACCATACAAAGTTCATTGAAATGGCATTTGATCTCTACCAACATCTACCTATTAAAGAAAACCTCACGGGGTAATTGTAAAGTGGACATTTAACAGGATGTTAAACGGgagctattattttatttccattttgacagGGGCCCCGGATAATGGTTGCCAACCACTCTCACATTCCAAACAAGTTGCAGGACCACCAAGTAGGGCCTGCAAAGGAGTGTTGCCTGAACTTTCACTTGCTTTGAAGGTATAAAAGAGTTGAAGTGGAGGCTGCCGGAAGTGCTGTGGATGAAGAAGGGTTTCTGTGGAAGGAGTTGTAGATGTTCTAAGAGACCCTTCCTATGCAGCCCCcagggggagggtgaagggtgTTCTTCTCTCACCTTGAGTCTGATGAGAGGGACTTCAGGCCGGTCTCTCGGAGAGCTTGAGATGTGTCCCCTGCAGTTTGGGAAATGCCAGTGTCTGGCTCATGCCTGAGAAATCTAAAGGGCCAGAGTTGGCAAAAGTGGCCTGAACACAGAGGCGTAGGGACTCCAGTAGGGGAAGTAATTTACTCCCACGGAAGACAAGTCTAAGATAGTGAGACACAGTGTGGGCTTGGCTTTGATCTACCCAAGACGACTGCTTGGGTAGATAGAAGATAGAAGCCAGATAGAAGCCAGAGGAGTGCCTCCGGATGCCCCGGGGGCGGAAGAATCTAAGGCAACCCTCAGAGGCAAAATGAACTTGCTTGGGCCAAGGCGATGGGTGGTGAGAGGTTGCCCAGCAGGGTGCTGGTGGCTCCAACAAAGCCATGAGAGCACCAGTGAGAGGAAGTGTCAGCTCCATGGCCGCAGGAAGCCATGCCCACCTAGAGCCAGCTTTTTGCCTCCTtagctctctctctttcccacttTAGTCCTGGAGGAGTTAGACAGCCTCCTGTTGTGCAAGGAGGGGAGAAGCCAGGCTGCAGAAATACAGCGAGAGCCTACCATTACGCGCCTTTGCCACTGAAGTGTGGGCTTTTTATTATTACACTAGACCAGACGTATTAATTACTGATATAAGACTATTTTTGCCTACCAATAACCAGaggccttttgttttgttttgtgtttctttttgaaattgaagtagttgattcacaatgcttcaggtgtacagtaaagtttcagttatacatatacatgaatctttttcagattcttttccagtataggtcattacaagatattgaatacagtttcctgtgttatacagtaatactattttatatatagtagtgtgcagaTGTTAaacccaaacccctaatttatccctcctctccccctttcccctttggtaaccataagtttgttttctatgtctgtgagtctctttctgttttgtaaataagttcattgtatcatttttttagattccacatataagtgatatcatatgatatttgtctttctcagaggcttttttattatttgagaGTGACCTCAAAAGTCATAGCACCTACACATTAATTTATTCAAGGGGTGGGAAAACAACTAGCCCCACAGAGCAGGTTTGAACAGGTATGACAGAGGAGTATAGAGCTGTTTTCTGATTATACCATGAGTCCCGCCGGGTCAACATATCAgctatatattcaaatataatgCATTCCCTATTATACCTTAAAACCTCTGGGGATGTGGTCAAGCTGGCATCTTACCTGAATTACAAATAAGTGAAATGTGTCAAGAAACTCCCTTCATGTGTAATAAATTATAACTTAAGCTTCCCAACAAGAAAGAAGTAAGGATACTGGATTAAAAGATCCAAATGGATCTATATGTTGGTTTAATCTTTGCTG contains:
- the LOC112062056 gene encoding trithorax group protein osa-like encodes the protein MKRSEERQASLAERWTGVCRSLATSGPQGSQLDTDLEAHWGRFLRHEPDTGISQTAGDTSQALRETGLKSLSSDSRSERQAIAFTKALERSGSTVPARLQPRVTIRGPEGWWKPEAPGVCGGGHSPREAWKRDPRISRGRAAARRAGRSHPFLKEAPSSPRLPPPPPLPPPQVTAPPGDRGPAAPEQVGAAPPPPRGAAGQPGGMGFGSAPSPEAENRGLREPQRGSGGGVLPAAEPCSAAAPAPERPGRGAASRTPAGALPERGAVAGGVPESPPARLVPAASAVPSAEPLRLPAAAVRIPSFDRCPPRPPPPHPIPRPFVVGGLGNDPKFGLPVSLPFAVHFPVSRDRLARAAGEPGGRH